A single region of the Pseudalkalibacillus berkeleyi genome encodes:
- a CDS encoding MDR family MFS transporter produces the protein MTKEEIVTRIKEKTTLRPLVLTSVILAMFMAAIEGTIISTAMPSIVADLGGFRHYSWVFSSYLLMQAVTILIYGKLSDLFGRKPVFTFGVSMFLIGSILCGFAESMLLLIVFRLIQGFGAGAVMPIATTIVGDMYTMEERAKIQGYLASVWGISAVLGPLLGGFIVIYWDWSYVFWLNVPLGILAIVGTNLFLHEDIEKKKHKIDYIGATFIFIAVSSLMVALIQGGVSLPWSSWQIIGLLIMFAISFLLFIYQENRASEPTMPLSIWKDRLITLANLASLTSGAILFGISSFLPAYVQGVMGESPLIAGFTLTTMSIGWPIASTIAGKLIVKIGFRPVAIGGGIALIIGSIFFLTLEASKGPIWAGIGSFIIGVGMGLTTTTFIVSIQSSVDWKKRGVATASNMFMRILGSAIGASLLGGILNNRLNNFLQENNANMDESLSIDAANVLLEESQRKKLSPETLSILQDGLSLGMDSVYWGVFGLAVISFILIVFLPKKGSV, from the coding sequence ATGACGAAGGAAGAAATCGTTACAAGAATTAAAGAAAAAACAACATTAAGACCCCTCGTTCTGACATCTGTTATTTTAGCGATGTTCATGGCAGCGATTGAAGGTACGATTATATCAACAGCCATGCCTAGTATCGTCGCCGACTTGGGTGGGTTCCGTCACTATAGTTGGGTGTTTTCTTCGTATTTACTCATGCAAGCAGTCACGATCTTAATTTATGGGAAGCTATCAGACTTGTTCGGAAGAAAGCCTGTCTTTACATTTGGAGTTAGTATGTTTTTGATCGGTTCCATCTTATGTGGATTTGCGGAATCAATGCTATTATTAATTGTTTTCAGGCTTATTCAAGGATTTGGAGCTGGGGCAGTTATGCCGATTGCAACAACGATTGTTGGAGACATGTATACAATGGAAGAACGGGCGAAAATACAAGGCTATCTAGCAAGTGTTTGGGGGATATCTGCTGTTCTCGGACCTCTTCTCGGAGGATTCATCGTAATATATTGGGATTGGTCATATGTCTTTTGGTTAAATGTACCCCTAGGTATTCTTGCGATTGTCGGTACGAACCTTTTCTTACATGAGGATATTGAGAAGAAGAAACACAAAATTGATTACATAGGTGCCACGTTCATCTTCATAGCGGTTAGTAGTTTAATGGTTGCACTCATTCAAGGTGGAGTGTCTTTACCTTGGAGTTCTTGGCAAATCATTGGGTTACTGATCATGTTTGCAATTAGTTTTCTTCTATTCATCTATCAAGAAAATAGGGCAAGTGAGCCTACGATGCCTTTGAGTATTTGGAAAGATCGGCTCATCACATTGGCTAATTTAGCTTCATTAACATCAGGAGCTATATTGTTCGGTATTTCTTCTTTCTTACCGGCGTATGTACAGGGTGTAATGGGAGAATCTCCACTTATTGCTGGATTTACGTTGACTACGATGTCCATTGGCTGGCCGATTGCTTCAACAATTGCCGGTAAATTGATTGTTAAAATAGGCTTCCGTCCTGTTGCGATTGGAGGCGGAATTGCACTCATTATCGGTTCAATCTTCTTCCTTACTCTAGAAGCATCGAAAGGTCCTATTTGGGCAGGAATCGGTTCATTTATAATAGGTGTTGGTATGGGACTTACGACAACGACATTCATCGTTTCGATTCAATCCTCTGTTGATTGGAAGAAGCGAGGGGTAGCAACTGCATCCAACATGTTTATGAGAATATTAGGTAGTGCAATCGGTGCGAGCTTACTTGGAGGAATTCTAAATAATCGACTGAACAACTTCCTACAAGAAAACAATGCAAACATGGACGAATCCCTTTCAATTGATGCAGCCAACGTTTTACTCGAGGAATCCCAACGGAAGAAGCTTTCACCTGAAACATTATCTATACTTCAAGATGGGTTGTCGCTTGGAATGGATAGTGTATACTGGGGTGTTTTCGGACTTGCCGTGATTAGCTTCATCCTTATTGTATTTTTACCTAAGAAGGGATCTGTCTAA
- a CDS encoding VOC family protein produces MKCLQIKRIHHIQICIPTGEENKARQFYSQILGLEEIEKPDALKANGGLWFTVADIELHIGTETHSGISKRHPAFEVENLDIIKKHFIEQNVSIKEETQIPGMKRFSFYDPFQNRIEFVELTSV; encoded by the coding sequence GTGAAATGTTTACAAATTAAACGAATCCACCATATCCAAATTTGTATTCCTACAGGTGAAGAAAATAAAGCGAGGCAATTTTATTCTCAAATATTAGGATTAGAAGAGATTGAAAAGCCAGATGCGTTAAAAGCGAATGGTGGATTATGGTTTACAGTAGCTGACATCGAATTGCATATCGGAACTGAGACCCATTCAGGAATCAGTAAGCGGCACCCTGCCTTTGAAGTCGAAAATTTAGATATAATCAAAAAACACTTCATTGAACAAAATGTTTCCATTAAAGAAGAAACTCAAATTCCAGGGATGAAACGATTTTCATTCTATGACCCTTTTCAAAATAGGATTGAGTTTGTGGAATTAACATCAGTTTAA
- a CDS encoding sulfite exporter TauE/SafE family protein, translating into MFITLLMIGLFASFVGTLAGSGGLINLPAMLVSGIPVHNAIASNKFSNMISSFSSFFVLLRKREVDFKSALKIASFSFAGGLLGGLVTSSLSEVTMLWIGIGLLVFALFLSFLGKPLSVNTSEKPFSKWTFPGLFGIGVYDGMFGPGQATMQMYLFFYQGVTYLRTIALTRFNTFLSCFGAFISYYVTGFVTWDVAIPLAIGSLLGAQIAVRIAGKFPKSFVKILLRVITILLVIQLFIKLIGGDLL; encoded by the coding sequence ATGTTCATTACGTTACTAATGATAGGGTTATTTGCTTCTTTTGTAGGTACACTTGCTGGTAGTGGTGGACTGATTAATCTACCGGCTATGTTAGTTTCGGGAATACCTGTACACAATGCCATTGCATCCAATAAATTCTCAAACATGATTAGTTCGTTTTCAAGCTTCTTTGTTCTCTTAAGAAAACGGGAGGTGGATTTCAAATCAGCATTGAAGATCGCTTCATTTAGTTTCGCTGGTGGCCTTCTAGGGGGATTAGTCACTTCATCACTTTCAGAAGTAACCATGTTGTGGATTGGAATAGGCTTGTTGGTCTTTGCCCTTTTCTTATCATTCTTAGGAAAACCGCTTAGTGTGAATACGAGTGAAAAGCCTTTTTCAAAATGGACCTTCCCAGGATTATTTGGTATCGGAGTTTATGATGGCATGTTTGGTCCTGGTCAAGCTACAATGCAAATGTATTTATTCTTTTACCAAGGTGTCACTTACCTAAGAACGATCGCACTCACCCGATTCAATACATTTCTAAGTTGCTTTGGTGCCTTCATAAGCTATTATGTGACTGGGTTTGTAACTTGGGATGTGGCGATCCCATTAGCGATAGGCTCGTTATTAGGTGCACAAATAGCTGTTAGAATAGCTGGTAAATTTCCGAAATCCTTCGTCAAGATTTTATTACGGGTGATTACGATTTTGTTAGTTATACAACTGTTCATTAAACTTATTGGAGGAGATCTATTGTGA
- a CDS encoding LysR family transcriptional regulator, whose protein sequence is MQLTEFNVLSVLGEELNMRKASERLYVSQPALSQRLQSIEQRWGAKLFIRSQKGLTLTPAGEKVIEFVNKTIQTEEDVRDEVLSLGDVVHGTLKLAVASIIGQYWLPKVLKEYVELYPNVKISLVTGWSSEVQRQLYSDNFHVGIIRGQPDWKGPTEHLMSDELHLVDTKIQSLEDLKETNRPFIQFRSHSTYYQEIQEWWLSQFKTSPKRTIVVDQIETCKQMALNGIGYAILPSISLPKTESAIHTIPILNEKTKPLSRDTWIIYSDASKQLKQVTAFIELINRMKKNGHT, encoded by the coding sequence ATGCAGTTGACTGAATTCAATGTCTTGAGTGTACTAGGAGAAGAATTAAATATGCGTAAAGCTTCTGAACGGTTGTATGTATCTCAGCCAGCGCTCAGTCAAAGGTTACAATCAATTGAGCAGCGATGGGGAGCGAAATTATTCATCCGATCTCAAAAAGGGCTCACGCTAACACCTGCAGGCGAAAAAGTAATCGAGTTTGTCAATAAGACGATACAGACAGAAGAAGATGTGAGAGACGAAGTTTTATCATTAGGAGATGTTGTTCACGGGACGTTGAAATTAGCGGTCGCATCGATTATTGGACAGTACTGGCTTCCGAAAGTATTGAAAGAATATGTGGAGCTATATCCGAATGTTAAAATTTCACTAGTAACGGGGTGGAGTAGTGAGGTTCAAAGACAATTGTATAGTGATAATTTCCATGTCGGTATCATACGAGGTCAACCTGATTGGAAGGGGCCAACTGAACATTTAATGTCTGATGAATTACATTTAGTAGATACGAAGATCCAGTCGCTAGAAGACCTGAAAGAAACCAATAGACCATTTATTCAGTTCAGGAGTCATTCCACCTATTATCAAGAGATCCAGGAATGGTGGTTAAGTCAGTTTAAAACATCACCAAAACGAACAATCGTAGTTGATCAAATTGAAACATGTAAACAGATGGCGTTGAATGGCATTGGTTATGCAATTTTGCCATCGATTAGCTTACCCAAAACGGAATCAGCGATTCACACGATCCCAATATTAAATGAAAAAACAAAGCCTCTTAGTCGAGATACGTGGATTATTTACAGTGATGCCTCTAAACAACTGAAGCAAGTGACGGCATTCATTGAACTGATTAATCGAATGAAGAAAAACGGTCATACTTAA
- the dapD gene encoding 2,3,4,5-tetrahydropyridine-2,6-dicarboxylate N-acetyltransferase, with protein MKMMDANEIISFIQNSEKSTPVKVHIKGQLDGIDFGTNTKTFITGNTGVLFGEWKDIKQVIEQNEKKIEDYVLENDRRNSAIPLLDLKGVQARIEPGAVIRDQVEIGNNAVIMMGAMINIGSVVGEGTMIDMNVVLGGRATVGKNCHIGAGSVLAGVIEPPSAKPVVVEDGVVVGANAVILEGVTVGEGSVVAAGAVVTEDVPPMSVVAGTPARVIKKIDEQTKGKTEIKQELRQLKAD; from the coding sequence ATGAAAATGATGGATGCAAACGAAATTATTTCGTTTATTCAAAATAGCGAAAAGTCAACGCCTGTTAAGGTACATATTAAGGGGCAGTTGGATGGAATTGACTTCGGCACAAACACGAAGACCTTTATTACAGGAAACACAGGTGTACTTTTCGGAGAGTGGAAAGACATTAAACAAGTTATTGAGCAAAATGAAAAGAAAATCGAAGATTATGTCCTAGAGAACGATCGACGTAACTCAGCGATTCCATTACTTGATCTTAAGGGAGTTCAAGCACGAATTGAGCCTGGAGCAGTAATTCGTGACCAAGTTGAAATTGGTAACAATGCGGTCATCATGATGGGTGCAATGATCAATATCGGGTCCGTTGTTGGTGAAGGAACGATGATCGATATGAACGTTGTTCTAGGAGGACGAGCTACTGTAGGTAAAAACTGTCACATCGGAGCAGGATCAGTACTTGCTGGTGTGATTGAACCACCTTCAGCTAAGCCAGTCGTTGTTGAAGATGGCGTGGTAGTCGGTGCGAATGCAGTCATATTAGAAGGGGTAACAGTTGGAGAAGGTTCTGTAGTTGCAGCTGGAGCAGTTGTAACAGAAGACGTACCACCTATGTCCGTTGTAGCTGGAACGCCTGCACGTGTTATTAAGAAAATTGACGAGCAAACAAAAGGAAAAACAGAGATTAAGCAAGAATTGCGTCAATTGAAAGCTGATTAA
- a CDS encoding N-acetyldiaminopimelate deacetylase has product MMSLNELIQIRRSLHRIPELGFQEVKTQQFLYQYLQSLPQDNIEVVEWKTGLLVKVNGAAPTKTIGYRTDIDGLPIEEETSYDFKSEHPGMMHACGHDFHMTIALGALTHFAHNRPKDNLLFIFQPAEEGPGGALPILESDAFNKVRPDMIFALHIAPDLPVGTIGTKEGLLFANTSELFIDLEGLGGHAAYPHKANDMVVAGSHLVTQLQTIVARNINPLDSAVVTIGKITGGTKQNIIAEKARLEGTIRTLSPEAMKDVQSRIEAIVSGIETSFDCKAEIDYGANYYQVDNDPALIKDFKKFMETSKYHLIQSDMAMTGEDFGYFLREIPGFMFWLGVETDFGLHHSKIEPKEEALEVAVNLIIEYLSYQTN; this is encoded by the coding sequence TTGATGTCATTGAATGAACTCATTCAAATACGTCGCTCTCTACACCGTATACCAGAGCTGGGTTTTCAGGAAGTGAAAACCCAGCAATTTTTATATCAATATCTTCAATCGTTGCCACAAGACAATATTGAAGTTGTTGAATGGAAGACTGGTTTATTGGTTAAGGTGAATGGAGCGGCACCTACAAAGACAATTGGATACCGTACAGATATTGACGGATTACCTATTGAAGAGGAAACGAGTTATGATTTCAAGTCCGAACACCCTGGTATGATGCATGCATGTGGTCATGACTTTCATATGACGATCGCGCTTGGTGCTTTGACGCATTTTGCGCACAATCGTCCTAAAGACAATCTTCTTTTTATATTTCAACCTGCTGAAGAGGGACCAGGAGGGGCATTACCCATATTAGAAAGTGACGCCTTTAACAAGGTCCGTCCTGATATGATCTTTGCACTTCATATTGCACCAGATTTGCCAGTTGGTACGATTGGTACGAAAGAAGGGCTATTGTTCGCAAACACTTCAGAACTATTTATTGACCTTGAAGGTTTAGGTGGACATGCAGCATACCCCCATAAAGCGAATGATATGGTAGTTGCAGGAAGTCATCTTGTCACACAATTACAAACGATTGTGGCAAGAAATATCAATCCTCTTGATTCTGCTGTTGTTACAATCGGTAAAATAACCGGTGGAACGAAGCAAAACATCATTGCTGAAAAAGCAAGGTTAGAGGGTACAATTCGTACATTATCTCCTGAAGCAATGAAAGATGTTCAATCGCGTATCGAAGCAATCGTATCAGGTATTGAAACGAGTTTTGATTGTAAAGCTGAAATTGATTACGGTGCAAACTATTATCAAGTGGATAATGATCCAGCGTTGATTAAGGACTTTAAAAAATTCATGGAAACGAGTAAATATCACCTTATTCAAAGTGATATGGCAATGACTGGTGAGGATTTCGGTTACTTCTTGAGAGAAATACCAGGTTTCATGTTCTGGTTAGGAGTCGAGACTGACTTTGGACTTCATCATTCGAAAATCGAACCGAAAGAAGAGGCATTGGAAGTGGCCGTAAACTTAATTATTGAATATTTATCTTATCAAACAAACTAG
- a CDS encoding YkuS family protein, giving the protein MPRIGVEQSLSSVQEALKSKGYDVKELKQEQDANDCDCCVISGQDENVMGIQNAITQGSVINAHGMSADDICQQIDQRFQQ; this is encoded by the coding sequence ATGCCACGAATTGGAGTAGAGCAGTCATTGTCCTCAGTACAAGAGGCATTGAAAAGTAAAGGATATGATGTGAAAGAGCTGAAGCAGGAACAAGACGCAAATGACTGTGATTGTTGTGTAATCTCAGGGCAGGATGAAAATGTGATGGGAATTCAAAATGCAATCACACAAGGTTCAGTCATTAATGCACATGGAATGTCCGCAGATGATATTTGCCAACAAATTGATCAACGTTTCCAACAATAA
- a CDS encoding ChaB family protein: protein MPYNSINELPDQVKDNLPKHAKEIYKEAFNSASKQYDQEKTAHKVAWNAVKEKYTKNEKDNWVKKE from the coding sequence ATGCCTTATAACTCTATAAATGAATTACCTGATCAAGTGAAGGACAACCTTCCTAAACATGCAAAAGAGATCTATAAGGAAGCGTTCAATTCAGCAAGTAAACAGTATGATCAAGAAAAAACCGCTCATAAAGTCGCATGGAATGCAGTGAAGGAAAAATATACGAAGAATGAAAAAGACAACTGGGTCAAAAAAGAATAG
- a CDS encoding mechanosensitive ion channel family protein — protein MPEIISNIDWAEILRNLGILTIKLVFIFIAFAIVRSIGNRIIRTSFEKLETKKDMSPGRAQTLKSLTKSIFSYVIIFILAVVVLGTFEIDIAGLLAAAGVVGLAIGFGAQGLVSDVVTGFFILLEKQMDVGDYVTTAGMDGIVEETGLRTTHIRGFDGTLHFVPNREITTVSNHSKGNMRALVDIGISYDDDIDKAISVLQEACNRVAETNENIVDGPNVVGVQSLGSSDVVLRVIAQAKTDMQWGVERELRKAMKQALDANGIEIPFPHQVYVHKNEDK, from the coding sequence TTGCCAGAAATTATTTCTAATATTGATTGGGCTGAAATACTTAGAAACCTAGGTATTTTAACCATTAAACTTGTCTTCATTTTCATCGCATTTGCGATTGTTAGAAGCATTGGAAATCGCATCATTCGTACATCATTTGAAAAGTTAGAAACCAAAAAAGACATGTCACCAGGACGTGCCCAAACACTTAAAAGCTTGACTAAGAGCATTTTCTCATATGTGATTATCTTTATCTTAGCAGTTGTTGTATTGGGTACTTTCGAAATCGACATCGCAGGTCTACTTGCTGCCGCAGGTGTTGTCGGTCTTGCAATCGGTTTTGGAGCTCAAGGACTCGTTAGCGATGTTGTTACAGGCTTTTTCATCCTTTTAGAGAAACAGATGGATGTAGGCGATTATGTCACAACTGCTGGAATGGATGGTATTGTGGAAGAAACCGGATTGAGAACAACTCATATTCGCGGTTTTGATGGAACGCTACATTTTGTTCCAAATCGTGAAATCACAACAGTTAGTAACCACTCTAAAGGAAATATGCGAGCACTTGTCGATATTGGTATATCGTACGACGATGACATTGATAAAGCGATCAGTGTATTACAAGAAGCATGTAACCGTGTAGCAGAAACAAATGAAAACATTGTGGATGGACCAAATGTTGTTGGTGTCCAATCACTCGGATCATCTGATGTTGTCCTCCGTGTCATCGCACAAGCAAAAACAGATATGCAATGGGGCGTTGAACGTGAACTACGTAAAGCAATGAAACAAGCACTAGATGCGAACGGAATTGAAATCCCATTCCCACATCAAGTATATGTCCACAAGAACGAAGACAAATAA
- a CDS encoding peroxiredoxin, with protein sequence MAERMVAKQAPRFEMDAVLPNKEFGKVSLEENMKNDKWTVLFFYPMDFTFVCPTEITALSDRSDEFEDLDAEVIGVSTDTVHTHLAWINTNRDDNGLGQLKYSLAADTNHKVSEDYGVLIEEEGVALRGLFIISPEGELMYSVVNHNNIGRDVDETLRVLQALQTGGLCPANWKPGQETLNV encoded by the coding sequence ATGGCAGAACGTATGGTAGCAAAACAAGCACCGCGCTTCGAAATGGATGCGGTACTTCCAAACAAAGAATTCGGTAAGGTAAGCCTTGAAGAAAACATGAAGAATGATAAGTGGACAGTGCTTTTCTTCTATCCAATGGACTTCACATTTGTATGTCCAACTGAAATCACTGCACTTAGTGATCGTTCTGATGAATTTGAAGATCTTGATGCTGAGGTAATTGGTGTATCAACAGATACAGTTCACACTCACTTAGCTTGGATCAACACGAATCGTGATGATAACGGTCTTGGACAATTAAAGTATTCACTAGCTGCAGATACGAATCATAAAGTATCTGAAGATTATGGTGTCTTAATTGAAGAAGAAGGTGTAGCACTTAGAGGACTATTCATCATCAGCCCTGAAGGCGAGTTGATGTACTCTGTTGTGAACCATAACAACATTGGACGTGACGTTGATGAAACACTACGCGTTCTTCAAGCGCTTCAAACTGGTGGACTTTGCCCTGCAAACTGGAAGCCAGGTCAAGAAACACTTAACGTATAA
- a CDS encoding ABC transporter ATP-binding protein, whose protein sequence is MDTFKRLKDFYWPYRKYFFLSVFSLLFVSGITVLYPMLLQFTIDEVIVNEQYMWIPYLAIGFIIAMMIKGAATFFHQYLGDLFGVTAVYKLREALYKKLQYLPFRYYDNAKTGDLMSRLTADVEGFRFFLSFGFAQIINFLLLISFSLAVMFYYSVPLALVTLGMLPFLAVAVYRFDKRVHPAFRGIRKSMGQLNTKVQENVSGINTIKSLSREDFEISKFVNNNKDYRDNYLNTSDIWAKYFPVMELIGNLCVVFLLSYGGFLVINDDLKPGELVAFFSLVWYIIWPIMMLGFVINTFSQSKASGERLLEILDEPEDIQDIDHPLEVERMLGEVEFKHVTHKYASEDEEALTDVSFKAPKGTTIGLLGATGSGKTTVTQLISRFYEPEEGSVLIDGKDIKEYSIQSLRKNVGVVLQETFLFSSTIRDNIAYGNADIALEQVENAAKRAQAHDFIMELPDGYETVLGERGMGLSGGQKQRIAIARAILSDPSILILDDATSAVDMETEFKIQKAFQEVMKDRTTFIIAHRISSLKHADEILVLEDGQIAQRGTHEELIEQEGMYRRVYDIQYKDKKVINQKQTG, encoded by the coding sequence TTGGATACGTTTAAGCGGCTAAAAGATTTCTATTGGCCTTATCGTAAATACTTTTTCTTGTCGGTTTTTTCATTATTATTTGTTTCTGGAATTACAGTACTTTATCCAATGCTTTTGCAATTCACGATTGATGAAGTCATTGTTAATGAACAATATATGTGGATTCCATATTTGGCTATTGGATTTATCATCGCCATGATGATTAAAGGCGCAGCCACATTCTTCCATCAATATTTAGGTGATTTGTTCGGTGTTACAGCGGTATATAAATTACGGGAAGCCTTATATAAGAAGCTGCAGTACTTACCATTTCGATATTATGACAATGCAAAGACCGGAGACCTAATGTCACGCTTAACAGCTGATGTGGAAGGGTTTCGGTTCTTTTTATCCTTTGGGTTCGCACAGATTATCAACTTTCTATTACTCATTTCATTTAGTTTAGCTGTTATGTTTTATTATTCAGTCCCATTAGCACTTGTTACCCTTGGCATGCTACCGTTTCTTGCTGTTGCCGTATATCGGTTCGACAAACGTGTACATCCAGCTTTTCGTGGTATCCGTAAATCAATGGGGCAGTTGAATACGAAAGTACAGGAAAATGTAAGTGGGATCAACACGATTAAATCGCTTTCTAGAGAAGATTTCGAAATAAGTAAATTTGTTAACAATAACAAGGATTACCGCGATAACTATTTGAATACATCAGATATTTGGGCAAAATATTTCCCTGTTATGGAGTTAATCGGGAATCTCTGTGTCGTATTTTTACTTTCGTATGGAGGATTCCTTGTCATTAATGATGATTTAAAGCCTGGAGAACTCGTGGCCTTCTTCAGTTTAGTTTGGTATATCATTTGGCCAATCATGATGCTCGGATTTGTCATCAACACATTTTCACAATCCAAAGCATCTGGAGAACGTTTATTAGAAATTCTTGATGAGCCTGAAGATATTCAAGATATCGATCATCCACTTGAGGTTGAACGTATGCTCGGTGAGGTAGAGTTCAAACACGTTACTCACAAATATGCGAGTGAGGATGAAGAAGCATTAACTGATGTTTCATTCAAAGCTCCGAAAGGTACAACAATAGGCTTACTTGGAGCAACCGGATCTGGGAAGACGACGGTGACTCAATTGATATCTAGATTCTATGAACCAGAAGAAGGGTCAGTATTAATTGATGGAAAAGACATTAAGGAATACTCTATTCAATCACTTCGAAAAAATGTAGGTGTTGTGCTACAGGAGACATTCTTGTTTTCTTCTACAATCCGAGACAACATTGCATATGGGAATGCGGATATTGCACTTGAGCAAGTAGAGAATGCTGCCAAACGAGCTCAAGCACATGATTTCATAATGGAATTACCTGATGGTTATGAAACGGTCCTAGGAGAAAGAGGGATGGGACTATCAGGTGGTCAGAAGCAGAGGATTGCCATTGCTAGGGCGATCTTATCAGATCCTAGTATATTAATTCTTGATGATGCAACGAGTGCTGTGGATATGGAGACAGAATTTAAGATTCAAAAGGCATTCCAAGAGGTGATGAAGGATCGAACGACGTTTATCATTGCGCACCGAATCTCATCATTAAAGCATGCTGATGAAATTCTAGTGTTAGAAGACGGACAAATAGCACAACGAGGAACACATGAGGAATTAATTGAACAAGAAGGCATGTATAGACGTGTTTATGATATACAATACAAAGACAAGAAAGTGATCAATCAAAAACAGACGGGTTAA